In Quercus robur chromosome 11, dhQueRobu3.1, whole genome shotgun sequence, the following proteins share a genomic window:
- the LOC126707729 gene encoding pentatricopeptide repeat-containing protein At5g03800-like, whose translation MATIIQFQSTPSLTVTTTTTTTTGTRTGTATAATSYYSFPHSLLSSSPPHSPTFLFPKTPPPPPPPPPFSSLKLRKTHRHQPHFSTSPTQCLSSTPTFLPSVSSHGSFSSPQNSLIDTLFDLLHLSARYSDAQLVNAVHACILKLQEHTHLSNALISAYLKLGLLSQAYNVFLGLSCPNIVSYTELISGFSKSNREHEAVELFFRMRDSGIEPNEYTFVAILTACIRVLDLQLGLQVHAMIIKLGVLEGSVFVSNALMGLYSKCGCFLFVLKLFDEMLHRDIAS comes from the coding sequence ATGGCCACCATTATTCAATTTCAATCCACTCCCTCTCTCACTGTCACAACCactaccactaccaccaccGGAACCAGAACCGGAACCGCCACAGCCGCCACTTCTTATTACTCTTTCCcacactctcttctctcttcctctccgcCCCATAGCCCAACCTTCCTCTttcccaaaactccaccaccaccaccaccaccaccaccattctCTTCACTCAAGCTTCGCAAAACTCACCGCCACCAACCCCACTTCTCCACTTCCCCAACCCAATGTCTTTCTTCAACACCAACCTTTTTGCCCTCCGTGTCTTCCCATGGCTCTTTTTCTTCACCACAAAACTCTCTCATTGATACCTTATTTGATTTGCTTCACCTCTCAGCTCGCTACAGCGATGCCCAGCTCGTGAACGCTGTCCACGCATGCATTCTCAAGCTCCAAGAGCACACCCATCTCAGCAATGCTCTCATTTCGGCATATCTCAAGCTGGGTCTTCTCTCTCAAGCTTACAATGTTTTCCTTGGCCTTTCGTGCCCCAATATCGTGTCTTATACGGAGTTGATATCTGGGTTTTCGAAGTCGAATCGAGAACACGAGGCGGTGGAGCTTTTCTTTCGAATGAGGGATTCAGGTATCGAGCCTAATGAGTATACTTTTGTTGCAATTTTGACTGCCTGCATTCGGGTTCTGGATTTACAACTGGGTTTACAAGTTCATGCTATGATAATTAAACTTGGGGTTTTGGAAGGTTCTGTTTTTGTTTCGAATGCGCTTATGGGGTTGTATAGTAAATGTGGGTGTTTCTTATTTGTGCTCAAATTGTTCGATGAAATGCTGCACAGAGACATTGCGTCGTGA
- the LOC126707728 gene encoding pentatricopeptide repeat-containing protein At5g03800-like, giving the protein MVSEFMYDKAFELFCDMQRDHGLRVDHFTVSTLLTACTGSASILKGQEVHAHATKVGLEANLSVNNALIGFYTNCGGGAKDVTALFERMPIRDMITWTEVITAYMDFGLVELAVEVFDKMPERNSFSYNALLTGLCRNDQGSRTLELFIKMVEEGVDLTEFTLTSVLSACGLLMDREISEQIHGFILKIGFGSNACIEAALLDMCTKCGKMADAEKIFRRWSFEQDNSVIWTSMICGYARNGLPDDAISLFNISQSEGTMVVDEVA; this is encoded by the coding sequence ATGGTAAGTGAGTTTATGTATGATAAGGCATTCGAATTGTTTTGTGATATGCAGAGAGATCATGGGCTTAGAGTTGACCATTTTACAGTTTCTACCCTTTTGACTGCCTGTACTGGCAGTGCTTCTATCCTGAAAGGCCAAGAAGTGCATGCCCATGCAACCAAGGTAGGGCTGGAGGCAAATCTGAGTGTCAACAATGCGCTTATTGGGTTCTACACAAACTGTGGTGGGGGTGCGAAAGATGTGACAGCTTTGTTTGAGAGGATGCCCATAAGAGATATGATCACTTGGACGGAAGTGATTACAGCATATATGGACTTTGGTTTGGTGGAGTTGGCTGTTGAGGTATTTGATAAGATGCCAGAAAggaattctttttcttataatgCTCTTTTGACAGGATTATGTCGAAATGACCAAGGGTCAAGGACACTggaattatttataaaaatggtGGAGGAAGGTGTAGACTTAACAGAATTCACTTTGACAAGTGTTCTTAGTGCTTGTGGATTGCTCATGGATCGCGAAATTAGTGAGCAGATTCATGGGTTCATTCTCAAGATTGGTTTTGGATCAAATGCTTGTATTGAAGCAGCGCTACTTGATATGTGTACAAAGTGTGGAAAGATGGCAGATGCTGAAAAGATATTTAGACGGTGGTCATTTGAGCAGGATAACTCTGTGATTTGGACATCAATGATATGTGGTTATGCTCGAAATGGGCTGCCAGATGACGCAATTTCTCTATTCAACATTAGTCAATCTGAAGGAACAATGGTTGTGGATGAAGTTGCATAA